A genomic stretch from Meriones unguiculatus strain TT.TT164.6M chromosome 15, Bangor_MerUng_6.1, whole genome shotgun sequence includes:
- the Rsph10b gene encoding radial spoke head 10 homolog B — translation MVKEKKKADKKGDKSVRSPSSISEYPEASKHDGNAGKQDASSTIIPPVETTPKQPAPKKEPTNVYQSEDETQYEEPILTKLIVESYEGEKVRGLYEGEGFAVFQGGNTYHGMFSEGLMHGQGTYIWADGLKYEGDFVKNIPMNHGVYTWPDGSTYEGEVINGMRNGFGMFKCGTHPVSYIGHWCHGKRHGKGSIYYNQEGTSWYEGDWVYNIKKGWGIRCYKSGNMYEGQWENNMRHGEGRMRWLTINEEYTGHWEKGIQNGFGTHTWFLKRIPNSQYPLRNEYIGAFVNGFRHGHGKFYYASGAMYEGEWVSNKKHGMGRITFKNGRVYEGMFSNDHIAEYFEADFIHSLDSWSDISQRSQPVPESSISAGREPETLRKLDGSESHSVLGSSIELDLNLLLDMYPEERQEEEKKQVEFAILRNITELRKIYCFYSALGCDHSLDNTFLMTKLHFWRFLKDCRFHHHNITLADMDRVLSIYNGIPIEEIHSPFRTILLRTFLNYLLQLAYHIHHKEYQNRSPSLFLCFTKLMTENIHPYACQVKGHLFSEQQRTLYSMNYIDKCWEIYTTYCRQNAAPPYELTMKMRHFLWMLKDFKMINKDLTATKFMTVIAEDSPFMYDGTDSNFELELVFLEFFEALLCFSFCCIFDQMTRSYVKFPSGDPTTNRYSSTHTILNQSIHRSLSAVTSLDSEVHFGSTKSSSGVLPDGKIRQSEHKLKSLSEEKLSKVTLKSQGRGLLFMSPQDKYEKPRDEQKEKINVWVNNLYVFFVTVLFRAYKREEMLKEKVKENRLQEVVLAQQRKIENDELEARLNVLREEEAKRQDFDVEITVLKEALEPPVSLPLTPTSAKDEIASTQSSKASPGRKKKK, via the exons atggtgaaggaaaagaaaaaagcagacaaAAAAGGAGATAAGTCAGTCCGCTCCCCCTCCTCTATCTCTGAGTACCCAGAAGCTTCTAAACATGATGGGAATGCCGGTAAGCAGGACGCATCCAGTACCATCATCCCACCGGTGGAAACGACACCTAAGCAACCAGCACccaaaaaagaacccacaaatgTGTATCAGTCTGAAGATGAGACTCAGTATGAAGAGCCCATCCTGACAAAACTCATAGTAGAAAG CTATGAAGGGGAGAAAGTCCGTGGACTGTATGAGGGAGAAGGCTTTGCTGTCTTTCAAGGTGGAAACACCTACCAT GGCATGTTTTCAGAAGGACTGATGCATGGACAAGGGACTTATATTTGGGCTGACGGGTTGAAATATGAG GGAGACTTTGTGAAGAATATCCCCATGAACCATGGCGTGTACACGTGGCCAGATGGCAGCACGTATGAAGGAGAAGTGATCAACGGCATGAGGAACGGATTTGGTATGTTTAAGTGTGGCACACATCCCGTGTCCTACATCGGCCACTGGTGTCACGGCAAGAGACATGGAAAG GGCTCCATCTATTACAATCAAGAGGGAACCTCTTGGTATGAGGGAGACTGGGTATACAACATCAAAAAGGGCTGGGGAATAAGATG CTACAAGTCAGGCAACATGTATGAAGGCCAGTGGGAAAACAACATGCGCCACGGGGAAGGCAGAATGAGATGGCTGACAATAAATGAGGAGTATACTGGCCACTGGGAGAAGGGGATCCAG AATGGCTTTGGAACACATACCTGGTTTCTAAAGAGAATCCCCAACTCTCAGTATCCtttgaggaatgaatacataGGAGCATTTGTAAATGGCTTTCGTCATGGACATGGGAAGTTTTACTATGCCAGTGGAGCAATGtatgagggagagtgggtttcCAACAAAAAGCATGGCATG GGCAGAATAACCTTCAAGAATGGACGTGTGTATGAAGGCATGTTTTCCAATGACCACATTGCAGAGTACTTTGAAGCTGACTTCATACACAGCCTGGACAGTTGGTCAGATATCTCCCAAAGGAGCCAGCCGGTGCCGGAATCTTCTATCAGTGCTGGTAGAGAGCCTG AGACCCTACGAAAGCTGGATGGCAGTGAAAGCCATTCTGTGTTAGGATCGAGCATCGAGCTGGACTTAAATCTGTTGCTGGACATGTACCCTGAGGAAAgacaagaagaagagaagaagcag GTGGAGTTTGCAATCCTAAGGAACATTACCGAGTTAAGAAAGATCTACTGCTTCTACAGCGCCCTTGGGTGTGACCACTCTCTGGATAACACCTTTCTGATGACAAAGCTTCACTTCTGGAGATTTCTGAAAGACTGTAGGTTTCATCACCACAATATAACTCTTGCGGATATGGACAGGGTTTTGAGTA TCTATAACGGCATACCAATTGAAGAAATCCACTCTCCGTTTAGAACCATACTCTTAAGAACATTCCTGAATTACCTCCTGCAGCTGGCTTACCACATCCATCACAAAGAATACCA GAACAGAAGCCCATCACTCTTTCTGTGTTTCACAAAACTGATGACTGAGAACATTCATCCATATGCCTGTCAGGTAAAAG GTCATTTATTCAGTGAGCAACAGCGGACGCTCTACTCAATGAATTATATCGATAAGTGCTGGGAGATTTACACAACCTACTGCAGACAAAATGCAGCCCCACCCTATGAGCTGACAATGAAGATGAGGCATTTCCTCTGGATGCTGAAA GACTTTAAGATGATAAATAAGGACTTAACTGCAACCAAATTTATGACTGTGATAGCGGAGGATAGCCCTTTCATGTATGATGGAACTGACAGCAACTTTGAACTTGAG CTGGTTTTCCTGGAATTCTTTGAAGCTCTCTTATGTTTCTCCTTCTGCTGCATTTTTGACCAGATGACCAGATCCTATGTAAAATTCCCATCTGGAGACCCTACCACAAACCGCTACAGCAGCACTCACACGATATTAAACCAG AGCATCCACAGGAGCCTAAGTGCAGTCACAAGCCTTGACTCTGAGGTCCACTTCGGCAGCACCAAGTCATCATCAGGAGTTTTGCCTGATGGTAAAATCAGGCAGTCGGAG cacaagCTCAAGTCCCTGAGTGAGGAAAAACTCTCCAAAGTGACCCTCAAGTCTCAAGGAAGAGGCCTGCTGTTTATGTCTCCACAAG ACAAATATGAAAAACCCAGAGATgagcagaaagagaaaatcaaCGTGTGGGTGAACAACCTCTATGTCTTCTTTGTGACCGTGCTCTTCAGAGCCTACAAACGTGAGGAGATGCTCAAGGAAAAAGTGAAGGAGAACCGGCTCCAGGAAGTAGTGTTGGCTCAGCAGAGGAAGATAGAGAATGACGAGCTAGAAGCCAG GCTGAACGTCCTACGTGAAGAAGAGGCAAAGAGACAAGACTTCGACGTAGAAATCACTGTGCTCAAGGAGGCGCTGGAGCCTCCAGTCTCACTGCCACTCACACCTACCTCTGCTAAAGATGAAATAGCATCCACCCAGAGCAGCAAGGCCAGCCCtggcaggaagaagaagaagtga